In the Pygocentrus nattereri isolate fPygNat1 chromosome 19, fPygNat1.pri, whole genome shotgun sequence genome, one interval contains:
- the xcr1b.3 gene encoding chemokine XC receptor 1 produces MADDRSMDVLESWSEDTDYTDYYYNYNYSETFLIKPVEIQGMQVAGWLTATFYSFIILISLTANSFLLWVLVKHKGLASSANLLLLHLTISDLVFTFTLVPWAVFHVCGWLFGELACKLFSGSIFLGFYSYMMFLTCMTVHRYMVVVHALRTSSLNARRGRLYTHLTSAVVWVLSASCSLPEAFFSVTENKSDGMSCTLTYHSAVLELTTHYVQILVFFLLPFLVITFCYVQILATIKRCQIRNRQHTVWLILCTIVGFFICWTPYNVTIFLHSLQLLRIESMYSFAWEKGLAYAYYITHIMAYCHCCFNPLIQIFGGGMFRKYLPSRSGFSRMSERERSQTFSSPITPYQTSVARQTCM; encoded by the coding sequence ATGGCTGATGACAGAAGTATGGATGTTCTCGAAAGTTGGTCAGAAGACACTGATTACACTGATTACTACTATAATTACAATTACTCGGAAACTTTTCTCATCAAGCCAGTGGAAATCCAGGGGATGCAGGTTGCCGGCTGGCTTACTGCCACGTTCTACAGCTTTATCATTCTCATCAGTCTCACAGCAAACAGTTTCTTGCTCTGGGTGCTGGTAAAGCACAAGGGCCTGGCGAGCTCCGCTAACCTGCTGCTCCTGCACCTCACCATCTCGGACCTGGTCTTCACCTTCACACTGGTGCCTTGGGCAGTCTTCCACGTCTGCGGCTGGCTCTTTGGAGAGCTGGCCTGCAAGCTGTTCAGCGGATCAATCTTCCTGGGTTTCTACAGCTACATGATGTTCCTCACATGCATGACAGTGCATCGCTACATGGTGGTGGTACACGCATTGCGCACTTCATCGCTGAATGCCCGCCGTGGAAGGCTCTACACCCATTTGACATCTGCTGTGGTCTGGGTTCTCTCAGCCAGCTGCAGCCTTCCAGAAgcctttttctcagtaactgaAAACAAATCAGATGGCATGTCATGCACCCTCACCTATcattcagcagtgctggagcTGACTACCCACTATGTCCAGATTTTGGTCTTCTTCCTGCTGCCTTTTCTGGTCATCACGTTCTGCTATGTCCAGATATTGGCCACCATCAAGCGTTGTCAGATCAGAAACAGACAGCACACGGTGTGGCTGATTTTGTGCACCATTGTAGGATTTTTCATTTGCTGGACACCCTATAACGTCACCATCTTCCTGCATTCACTACAACTATTGAGGATAGAGTCAATGTACTCATTCGCATGGGAAAAAGGACTGGCCTATGCTTATTACATCACACACATCATGGCCTACTGCCACTGCTGCTTTAACCCGCTCATCCAGATCTTTGGCGGAGGGATGTTTAGGAAGTATCTGCCATCAAGAAGTGGCTTCAGCCGGAtgtcagaaagagaaagaagtcaGACATTCAGTTCACCAATCACTCCTTACCAAACCTCTGTGGCCAGACAGACGTGCATGTGA
- the xcr1b.2 gene encoding chemokine XC receptor 1, translating into MDVNNGSYSHNDTYDYGDYDEGGLIKLCEYESYIKITAASYIMICVFSLLGNSLLIYGLARFEDLKRVTMFFILCLAVFDLLFTLTLPFWVVDLLHQWIFGDAACKILTGAYFVGIYGSLILLTAMTVDRFFAIVVRSQWLTRRRRLNCARAACAGAWIISIAACLIDALSSNVQVIESIYTCNASPSQVDYTEYYMQLILLFFVPLAIIVFCYGKILHTLMLTSARQKYRTVLVVLCIVVAFVICWGPYHILMMLNAVYRPKECQKKAELNQAYVACRILAYAHCCVNPLLYMMRGRSRKVLSSLLFCSPELRQTQHQERHTDHSHSNVIQHSVAGRADICRAKELNIMDLKSL; encoded by the coding sequence ATGGACGTCAATAACGGCAGTTACAGTCACAATGACACGTACGACTATGGCGACTATGATGAAGGTGGATTAATCAAGCTCTGCGAATATGAGAGTTACATCAAAATCACGGCAGCGAGTTACATCATGATCTGTGTCTTCAGCCTGCTTGGGAACAGCCTGCTTATCTATGGCCTGGCTCGATTTGAAGATCTCAAGAGAGTCACCATGTTTTTCATACTCTGCTTGGCTGTCTTTGACCTGTTGTTTACACTCACACTTCCTTTCTGGGTTGTCGACCTCCTTCACCAGTGGATCTTTGGAGATGCTGCATGTAAGATCCTAACCGGGGCCTATTTTGTGGGAATCTACGGAAGCCTCATTCTACTGACAGCCATGACAGTTGACCGCTTCTTTGCCATAGTGGTCCGCAGCCAGTGGCTGACCCGTAGACGCAGGCTCAACTGTGCAAGAGCAGCATGTGCCGGTGCATggatcatcagcatagcagctTGTCTGATAGACGCCTTGTCCTCCAATGTTCAAGTCATAGAGTCCATCTATACCTGTAATGCCAGCCCTTCCCAAGTGGACTACACAGAGTACTACATGCAACTCATCTTGCTTTTCTTTGTCCCACTGGCAATCATTGTCTTTTGCTACGGCAAAATCCTGCACACGCTCATGTTGACCTCAGCCAGGCAGAAATACCGGACGGTACTGGTCGTCTTGTGCATCGTGGTGGCTTTCGTGATATGCTGGGGACCTTATCATATTCTCATGATGCTGAATGCTGTGTATAGACCTAAGGAATGTCAGAAGAAGGCTGAACTAAACCAGGCTTATGTTGCCTGCCGTATCTTGGCCTATGCCCACTGCTGCGTGAATCCACTGTTGTACATGATGAGGGGGCGGTCCAGGAAAGTTCTGTCCAGTCTTCTCTTCTGCTCCCCGGAATTGAGGCAGACTCAGCACCAGGAGAGACACACTGACCACAGCCATTCCAACGTTATCCAACACTCAGTAGCTGGGCGTGCCGATATCTGCAGAGCAAAAGAGCTAAACATAATGGATCTCAAGTCACTTTAG
- the LOC108433064 gene encoding chemokine XC receptor 1-like, whose product MSEGDGFTTPDYYFSTLEYDDYENEGDACFKAKVIQFGAIVTSVFFTLVVMFSCVGNTLVLWVLLKYENLRSLTNTFLLNLAVSDLVFTVGLPFWAYYYVIGQWTFGEPACKAISFIFFVGFYSSTIFLITMTVHRYMAVVHPLSVILNRRIYHSVLISVVIWIWSFCAATPHAIFTKVVSHPTPNGSISTNESFCDYEMLNWKLVGIYQQNLFFIIAFITITFCYIQILGRLLRPTAHTRHKTIRLIFCIVVVYVLGWAPYNVAIFLDSLISWSVAPFNLCNVSTAVDYVYYVSRLVAFSHCCLNPIFHVFMGIKFRSHLKKMLWNIRGNKDEPQNRHSNLIYSNGEEISMY is encoded by the coding sequence ATGTCAGAAGGTGATGGTTTTACAACTCCTGACTATTACTTCAGTACCCTTGAATATGATGACTATGAGAATGAAGGAGATGCATGCTTTAAGGCTAAGGTGATTCAATTTGGAGCGATTGTCACCTCAGTTTTTTTCACACTGGTCGTCATGTTCAGCTGTGTGGGTAATACATTGGTCTTGTGGGTCCTGCTCAAATATGAAAATCTGAGATCCTTGACCAATACTTTCCTCCTCAACCTGGCTGTCTCCGACCTGGTCTTCACTGTTGGCTTGCCGTTTTGGGCCTACTACTATGTCATTGGCCAGTGGACGTTTGGAGAACCTGCCTGCAAAGCCATTAGCTTTATATTCTTTGTGGGTTTTTACAGCAGCACAATCTTTTTAATCACAATGACAGTGCACCGCTACATGGCCGTGGTTCATCCTCTGTCTGTCATCTTGAACAGGAGAATATATCACTCTGTCTTGATTTCTGTAGTCATCTGGATTTGGAGCTTCTGTGCTGCAACTCCTCATGCCATCTTCACCAAAGTTGTGTCCCACCCTACCCCCAACGGCAGTATCTCTACGAATGAGTCATTCTGTGATTATGAAATGCTCAACTGGAAGTTGGTGGGCATTTACCAGCAAAACCTATTTTTCATCATTGCCTTCATCACTATCACTTTCTGCTACATTCAGATTCTTGGGCGGCTCCTCAGACCCACAGCCCACACCCGCCACAAGACCATCAGGCTTATCTTCTGTATAGTGGTGGTTTATGTCCTCGGTTGGGCACCGTACAATGTGGCCATCTTCCTGGATTCTTTAATTTCTTGGAGCGTTGCCCCATTTAATTTATGCAATGTCAGCACTGCTGTAGACTATGTTTACTATGTCTCCCGTCTGGTGGCTTTTTCTCACTGTTGCCTCAATCCAATCTTTCACGTCTTTATGGGGATCAAGTTCAGAAGCCACTTGAAGAAGATGCTATGGAACATCCGCGGGAACAAGGATGAACCTCAGAACCGCCACAGCAACCTCATTTACTCAAATGGGGAGGAAATCTCCATGTATTAG